The Episyrphus balteatus chromosome 4, idEpiBalt1.1, whole genome shotgun sequence genome includes a window with the following:
- the LOC129920132 gene encoding borealin-like translates to MPRTKVSKNPKRNRDAAIREEKIREFDSTVDQFMNGFETKVKQNILEIETEIVLMKARIPEKILLMKMGDLMNMNASSFSEVLVIPTETQSSIQNQSSLLRSMKKSNDEGYLTEDSTNSMACGSQANLSIMHSVRAPGPLSSAKARRTRRSQSATGYPPSALKPKPSTTTMKERLSRQKHRTPLVSRQKAISADRTPPNRGKNCPGSPTALLRWPKPGEMVISMTGTPVVSSHVMPEQFANVNIPIRDGVLSLRPKKLSNLDPEIVHKIDQDTISQIKLLQSNLELIMSLADKSDA, encoded by the exons ATGCCGCGAACAAAAGTTTCAAAGAATCCGAAGCGCAATCGAGATGCCGCAATTCGGGAAGAAAAAATTCGAGAATTTGATTCAACTGTGGATCAATTTATGAATGGATTTGAAACAAAAGTCAAACAGAATATTCTTGAGATCGAAACTGAGATTGTTTTAATGAAGGCGCGAATTCCAGAAAAGATTCTCTTGATGAAAATGGGCGATTTAATGAACAtg AATGCTTCATCATTTTCTGAAGTTTTAGTCATTCCAACGGAAACTCAAAGCTCAATTCAAAATCAATCATCCTTACTGAGATCTATGAAAAAGTCCAATGACGAAG gctACCTTACAGAGGATAGCACTAACAGTATGGCTTGTGGCAGTCAAGCAAACCTTTCCATAATGCACAGTGTTCGCGCGCCAGGTCCTCTTAGTTCGGCCAAGGCGCGTCGTACACGTCGGAGTCAATCTGCAACTGGCTATCCTCCGAGTGCCCTTAAACCCAAACCTTCAACTACAACAATGAAGGAGAGGCTATCCCGCCAGAAACATCGAACACCATTAGTATCAAGACAGAAAGCGATAAGTGCTGATCGCACACCACCGAACAGAGGCAAAAATTGTCCTGGAAGTCCAACAGCATTGCTGAGATGGCCAAAACCCGGCGAGATGGTTATTTCAATGACTGGTACACCAGTCGTATCATCGCATGT CATGCCAGAACAGTTTGCCAATGTTAATATACCCATCAGAGATGGAGTTCTATCTCTGCGACCAAAGAAACTATCTAATTTAGATCCGGAAATCGTACACAAAATCGACCAGGACACAATCAGTCAGATAAAATTGCTACAATCGAATTTGGAGCTCATTATGAGCCTGGCTGATAAATCAGATGcctaa